The genomic interval CTCGGGCGATATTGTCAAGGCGCTGGCTGCGGGCGGCGACTGCGTGATGATCGGCTCGATGTTCGCCGGGACGGAGGAGGCTCCGGGCGAGACGATCATCTACAACGGCCGCAAGTTCAAGGCCTACCGCGGCATGGGCTCGATCGACGCCATGAAGGCGGGTTCGGCCGACCGCTATTTCCAGAAGGGTTGTGAAGGGAACATCAACAAACTCGTCCCGGAGGGCATTGTCGCCCGCGTACCGTTCAAGGGTTCGCTGAGCGAGACGGTCTACCAGTTGATCGGCGGGCTGCGTTCGGGCATGGGCTACTGCGGCGCGAAGGACATTCCGGCGCTGCAGACGGCGCAGTTCATCCGGATCACGGCTTCGGGAATGCACGAGAGCCACCCGCACGACGTGACGATCACGAGCGAGGCCCCGAACTATTCGAGCGAGCACTAAAAATCCCTCCGGATCCGGAACGAATAATTTAGAACCGATGGAAAAGATACTGATTCTCGATTTCGGGTCGCAGTACACGCAGCTCATAGCGCGTCGCGTGCGCGAGCTGAACGTCTATTGCGAGATTCACCCCTTCAACAAGATCCCGGCTTTGGACGAGTCGGTGCGGGGTGTGATTCTCTCGGGCAGCCCCTATTCGGTGCGGGACGCCCAGGCCCCGACGCCCGATCTCTCGCAGATCAAGGGGCGCCTTCCGCTGCTGGGCGTCTGCTACGGCGCGCAGTTCCTGGCCTCGGCTTTTGGCGGCGAGGTGCAGCCGGCCCCGAGCCGCGAGTACGGCCGGGCGATGCTCACGGTGGGCGATCCGGCGGATGCCCTGATGGCAGGGCTTCCCTCGCCGACACAGGTCTGGATGTCGCATGGCGATACGATCACGCGCGTTCCCGATACCTATCGGATCGTGGCCAGCACGGAGGAGGTGTGCGTAGCGGCATTCCACATCGAGGGCGAGCGGACATGGGGCATCCAGTTCCACCCCGAAGTCTACCACTCGACCGACGGCAAAGAGCTCCTGAAGAACTTCGTCGTGGGAATTTGCGGCTGCCGGCAGTCGTGGACCTCGGAGAGCTTCGTGGAGTCGACGGTGCGCGAGCTGCGCGAGAAACTGGGCAGCGACAAGGTGGTATTGGGCCTGTCGGGCGGCGTCGATTCGTCGGTGGCGGCGGTGCTGCTGCACCGGGCCATCGGGCGGAACCTCTACTGCATCTTCGTGGATTCGGGACTTCTGCGCAAGAACGAGTTCGAGGAGGTGCTGGCCTCCTATAAGGATATGGGCCTCAATGTTAAGGGGGTGAAGGCCGGACCGAAGTTCCTGGGCGACCTGGCGGGTGTCACGGATCCCGAGAAGAAACGCAAGATCATCGGCCGCGACTTCGTGGAGGTCTTCAACGAGGAGGCGATGCAGATCAAGGATGTGCGCTGGCTGGCCCAGGGGACGATCTATCCCGACGTGATCGAGTCGTGCTCGGTGAACGGGCCTTCGGCGACGATCAAGTCGCACCACAATGTGGGGGGGCTGCCGGAGAAGATGAACCTGCGGATCGTGGAGCCGCTGCGGCTTCTGTTCAAGGACGAGGTGCGGCGTGTGGGTCGCTCGCTGGGAATCTCCGAGCAACTGATCGGCCGCCATCCCTTCCCGGGTCCGGGCCTTGCGATCCGCATCCTGGGCGACATCACGCCGGAGAAGGTTGAAATCCTCCAGAACGTCGACAAAATCTATATCGACTCGCTGCGGGCCGCGGGCCTGTACGACCAGGTTTGGCAGGCGGGGGCGATTCTGCTCCCGGTGCAGAGCGTCGGGGTGATGGGCGACGAACGGACCTACGAGCGTTGCGTTGCGCTGCGTGCGGTGACCTCGACGGACGGCATGACGGCCGACTGGGTGCACCTTCCCTACGAGTTCCTTGCCAACGTGTCGAACGACATTATCAACAAGGTGAAGGGGGTAAACCGGGTAGTCTACGACATCTCCTCGAAACCGCCCGCCACGATCGAGTGGGAATAACCCGGCTCTTAGCCGGGCGGGGAATCCAGTAGCCACCTTTTGATGTCAAAAGGTGGCGCCAAAACCAGCCGCAAGTTGCTTTTTGCGGGGCCGCAGTTTGGCGTCGCGGAAACGGGCGCCTGACGCGGGTTTGCAAGCAAACCGGCCCCGTTTCTTATCGCGCCGCCTGCGCTGCGTCCTCTCTCCGCAAAAAGCAGAATGCGGCGGCGGTCGACGCGGATTCAAGGGTTGGACCCTCGTAAGGTTCCGCAGCCTCTGAATCCAGTCATTCCCCGCTTGACGGGGAATCCATCATTGCGCAAGAACTGGATTTCCGCTCAAGGCGGAAATGACAAAAGTGGGAGCGCGGAACCCTTTTTTTAATGGGAGGTCTGTGGGCTGGGGAAGTTCCGGCTTGATGAAAAAAACGAAAAGAAAGATGCGGACTAAAAATGCGAGCGCCGGGGACGGTTTGCTTGCAAACCCGCGAATAGTCGCCCGGCGCCAATGTTAGGCCGCGTCTTGCCGGTTTTTTCGTCGTGCCGGTCGGTTTTTGCGGCGCTTTTTGCCGACACAAAAAGCGCCCGCCTAAGAGGCGGGTGGATTCCCCGTCAAGCGGGGAATGACATTCTTGCCAGTCATTCCCACGAAAGCGGGAATCCAGAATCGTCGAAGCGCAGAACTGCTTCGGGAACCATTCACTCACTCCATCGCCCATAGAACCCGCCTCTTAGCCGGGTGGATTTCCGCTTTTCCGCGGAAATCCCTATCTTTGCAACACAAAATATCGCACGCCATGAAGGATTTTGCAGCCATAGATTTCGAAACGGCCAACGGCCAACGTTCGAGCGTTTGTTCGGTGGGTGTTGTTGTGGTGCGCGGCGGTGAGGTGTGCGATACGTTTTACAGCCTGATCCGGCCGCGCCCGAACTATTACAGCCGTTTCACGACGGCCATCCACGGTTTGACCTATGAGGATACGGCCGCGGCTCCGGATTTTTCGGAGGTGTGGCGCGAGGTGGCGCCGCGCATCGAGGGGCTTCCGCTTGTTGCGCATAATTCGCCCTTCGACGAAGGGTGCCTGCGTGCGGTGTTTGCGCTCTACGGGATGCCTTATCCCGGCTATACGTTCTATTGTACGTGTCGGGCCTCGCGTCGGGTTTTCGGGCGGCGGCTTCCCAACCACCAGCTGCATACCGTTTCGGCGGCCTGCGGCTTCGACCTCGAACACCACCACCATGCGCTGGCCGATGCCGAGGCCTGCGCGCGTATTGCGCTTAAAATCCTATAGTCCCAACTCCACCTGGAATCTGAATTCCCATCCGTCGCCGGGGAGTTTGCCTGCGGCGTGGGCCACCCGATCGTAGAAATGGTAGGAAAAGTCGGCCTGGACCTTGAGCGAATGCCCGATGATGTAGCGTGTAATGCCCAGCGTGGATTGATTGCGCCGTTTGTAACCGGTCAGCGGGTGGATTTCGCGCTCGGGAAAGAGTGTGGAGTTGCGCAGGGCGATTTCCCATTTCTTGTCGAAGAGATAGCTGGTCTGGACATTGAGCCCGCATCCGGTGTATACGAAGTCGGAGTTTCCGGCCCCGAAGCGGGGGTCGGCGCAGGTGCGTCCCATGAAGTCGGTGTAGAATGCGAATCCGCGGTATTTGAGGATGAAGTCCACGAAGTAGGAACCGATATTCCGGGTGGAGTTGTCGGGCATGACGTTTCCGCGCTGACCGCTGAGTCGTGAAGCTTTGTGGTTGTAGGCGTAGGCTCCGGCCAGGAGGATTTTGGGCCGTTTTTCGCCGGCAAAATCACCCTCGATCACATCGCCCTTTGCCGAGAAGTGCCCCAGGGGATAGAGTTCCAGGCGTCCGGTGTATGCGAGCCCTCCGTTGTCTGCCGATCCCCAGTTGCGGCCTTCACCGAGGGTTACGGAGCCCTTGAATGCGAGGTCGAATCCTTCGGTGCGGTCGAGGTTGTACTCGCCGAAGAATCCGAAGTCGCGGTCGAGGTTGAATTCGCTGTTGACGATGCTTCGGTCGACGAACTGCAGGGCGCTCGACGAGTTGATCCGGGCGCGGTTTGCCTTGATCTTGGTCTGTCCGAATCCGATGTTCCATTTGGGGCTTGGGACGTAGTAGACGATGGCATCGCGGACGATGTTCATGTTGCCGTTTGGAAGGGGCTCGGCGTCGTGTCCTGTGAATCCCAGCTGAATGGAGTAGACGAGTTTCGGGGTGTAGACATAGCCGTCGAACCGCAGCCGGAGCCGTTTGACCCGGGCGTCGGTTTTGGTGTGAGAGAACCTGTCGTCGAAGGAAAGGGCCAGAAGGTTCTGCATCCGGAACCGGAGCGTGAGTTCGAACCAGTTGTTTTTTGGGCGGAATGTGATACCTTTTCCGACCTCGATATTGGGCATGTTGCGGAGTTGGGCGAGGAGTTCTCCGGTGGAATCGGCCTCGATAATCGGTGTTGCGGGGTTTTTATCCGCGTGTTTCCCGGTTTGTTGTGCCAAAGCGGAGTTGTTCAGGCAGCATCCGATTCCGAAGGATGCGAGCAGCAGGAGAGCGTTTTTTTTCATGTTCGGTCTTTCTGTTTGTAAGCAATCTGGGCCGGATGGGATGCAGCAAAAAATGTGCAGGGTTCCGGGGTGTCGGTGCAAAGGTGGCCCCGGAATCTGAAATGAATTTGAAATCGTGAGTGTCCGGTTGTAAAAAACGACCGGTTTGTGGAGTGTGGCGGATGTTCTGTCAGTCCGTTTTCCGGGTTGACACTTCGTTTTTCAAGGGATAATGTCGTGTCGAATGGGATGTTCCCGAGCCTCCTGCAGCAGTTCGCCCAGGATGCCGATGTGTTCGGCTATCAGTTCCGGCTGCCGCGGAGCCCGGTCGGCCACGTCGAGCGTCGTCTCTCCCGACAACACCAACACCCCCAGCGCCCCCGCATTGTGCGCCATCTCGATGTCGGTATAGATGCGGTCGCCCGCCATCGCAATCTCTTCGGCACGCAGCCCGTGGCGCCGGAGAATCCCCGAAAGCATGTTCGGATCGGGCTTTCCCAACGTAATGTCGGGCCTGCGCCCCGTGGCGTGTTCGATCGCGGAGCAGATCGAGCCGCAATCCACCAGCACCGTCGGCAGATTCGTCGGGCAAACCCGGTCGGGATTGGTCGCCAGGTAGGGAAGCCCCTGCCGGACCCACCAGGCGGCCCGGCACAGACGGCTGTATGTGAGTGTCATGTCGAAAGCCACGACCACGGCATCCGGAACATCGTCGGCCGAATCTGCCGTCGAGACGTACCCCGCCGCCTCGAATTCCGAAATCATCGAGGGCGTTCCGAGCAGAAACAGCCGCCGGGCCTCCGGATAGCGGCTCCGCAGGTAGTCGATCGTCGCCAGCGTCGTGGTATACATCTCCTCGCGTGTGGCCTGAATCCCCAGATCGGCGAGTTTCGACAGGTAGTCGGCAATCGATTTCGATGGGTTGTTCGTCAGGAAGGAGTAGCCGATCCCCGCCTTCCGGAGCCCGGCCAGGAAAGAACGGGTCCAGGGAAACAGCTCCGAACCCATGTAGATTGTGCCGTCCATGTCGAGGGCGACATGGCGGATCCGCGACAGGTGCCGCAGCAGCTCTTCACGCTCCCAAATCGAGCGGTAACGACAAAAACGCTCCATTGTCCGGTCGAATAGCAAAGGTCAGCGGCGTTCGGTGTTCAGTCCCAGGAACAGATAGGGGTAGTCGGTCTCGATGACATCGCAGCCGGATCCGAGTTCGAGTTCGTAACCGCCCCGTTTCTGAGCCTCCGCAGCGCGGCGGTCGTGGGTCGGAGCCACGGAGATCATGCACATGACGCCCTGCCGGTGCAGCGAATCGTAAAGAGGCTGCTGATCCGCGAGCATCATCGTGCCGACGTAGGCCATCATCTGCGAGGCAGGGATTTCCGCCTCTTGATAGGCGCGGTATTCGGAGAGGTTCTTGCACCAGGCCGAGAACATGGCATCGGGATCCCGGTCGAGCAGCAGCCGCGCCTGTCGGGCATTGCGGACCGTATACATGACATTGGCCGGGGCCAGGCGGTTGATGAATTCGGACATGAACTCCAGCGGGACATCCTTGATGTCGAGGTTGAGGATCGTCTTGCCCTGGCTCCAGCGAATGGCCTCTTCGAGGGTCGGGATCCGGAACTCGGTCAGGTTTCCGTCGCGGTCCTTGAGGCGGAACTGCTGCAGCTCGGCCAGGGTGTAGTCCGCGACCCGTCCGGAGCCGTTGGTCGTGCGGTCGATCGTGGCGTCGTGCATCAGGACAATCACGCTGTCGCGGGTCAGGCGCGGGTCGATCTCGAAGAACGACGGCATCATCGTCAGGGTCTTCTCGAAGGATTCGATGCAGTTTTCGGGATAGCCCGAGATCATGCCGCCGCGGTGCCCGCTGATCACGATCGGGCGGGTCGGCGAATAGCGGAACCAGGCGTGGAGATCGGCACGTTTTTCGATGCTGATGTAATGAGGCGCGTCGGCTGATACGGGAGTCTCCGAGCAGGAGACACCCAGCAAAGCGATGGCTCCGAGCAGGGAAAGCAGTTGTTTGTTCATGGCGGTATTTT from uncultured Alistipes sp. carries:
- the guaA gene encoding glutamine-hydrolyzing GMP synthase, producing the protein MEKILILDFGSQYTQLIARRVRELNVYCEIHPFNKIPALDESVRGVILSGSPYSVRDAQAPTPDLSQIKGRLPLLGVCYGAQFLASAFGGEVQPAPSREYGRAMLTVGDPADALMAGLPSPTQVWMSHGDTITRVPDTYRIVASTEEVCVAAFHIEGERTWGIQFHPEVYHSTDGKELLKNFVVGICGCRQSWTSESFVESTVRELREKLGSDKVVLGLSGGVDSSVAAVLLHRAIGRNLYCIFVDSGLLRKNEFEEVLASYKDMGLNVKGVKAGPKFLGDLAGVTDPEKKRKIIGRDFVEVFNEEAMQIKDVRWLAQGTIYPDVIESCSVNGPSATIKSHHNVGGLPEKMNLRIVEPLRLLFKDEVRRVGRSLGISEQLIGRHPFPGPGLAIRILGDITPEKVEILQNVDKIYIDSLRAAGLYDQVWQAGAILLPVQSVGVMGDERTYERCVALRAVTSTDGMTADWVHLPYEFLANVSNDIINKVKGVNRVVYDISSKPPATIEWE
- a CDS encoding porin translates to MKKNALLLLASFGIGCCLNNSALAQQTGKHADKNPATPIIEADSTGELLAQLRNMPNIEVGKGITFRPKNNWFELTLRFRMQNLLALSFDDRFSHTKTDARVKRLRLRFDGYVYTPKLVYSIQLGFTGHDAEPLPNGNMNIVRDAIVYYVPSPKWNIGFGQTKIKANRARINSSSALQFVDRSIVNSEFNLDRDFGFFGEYNLDRTEGFDLAFKGSVTLGEGRNWGSADNGGLAYTGRLELYPLGHFSAKGDVIEGDFAGEKRPKILLAGAYAYNHKASRLSGQRGNVMPDNSTRNIGSYFVDFILKYRGFAFYTDFMGRTCADPRFGAGNSDFVYTGCGLNVQTSYLFDKKWEIALRNSTLFPEREIHPLTGYKRRNQSTLGITRYIIGHSLKVQADFSYHFYDRVAHAAGKLPGDGWEFRFQVELGL
- a CDS encoding exonuclease domain-containing protein, with amino-acid sequence MKDFAAIDFETANGQRSSVCSVGVVVVRGGEVCDTFYSLIRPRPNYYSRFTTAIHGLTYEDTAAAPDFSEVWREVAPRIEGLPLVAHNSPFDEGCLRAVFALYGMPYPGYTFYCTCRASRRVFGRRLPNHQLHTVSAACGFDLEHHHHALADAEACARIALKIL
- a CDS encoding glycerophosphodiester phosphodiesterase family protein, translated to MNKQLLSLLGAIALLGVSCSETPVSADAPHYISIEKRADLHAWFRYSPTRPIVISGHRGGMISGYPENCIESFEKTLTMMPSFFEIDPRLTRDSVIVLMHDATIDRTTNGSGRVADYTLAELQQFRLKDRDGNLTEFRIPTLEEAIRWSQGKTILNLDIKDVPLEFMSEFINRLAPANVMYTVRNARQARLLLDRDPDAMFSAWCKNLSEYRAYQEAEIPASQMMAYVGTMMLADQQPLYDSLHRQGVMCMISVAPTHDRRAAEAQKRGGYELELGSGCDVIETDYPYLFLGLNTERR
- a CDS encoding HAD-IIA family hydrolase: MERFCRYRSIWEREELLRHLSRIRHVALDMDGTIYMGSELFPWTRSFLAGLRKAGIGYSFLTNNPSKSIADYLSKLADLGIQATREEMYTTTLATIDYLRSRYPEARRLFLLGTPSMISEFEAAGYVSTADSADDVPDAVVVAFDMTLTYSRLCRAAWWVRQGLPYLATNPDRVCPTNLPTVLVDCGSICSAIEHATGRRPDITLGKPDPNMLSGILRRHGLRAEEIAMAGDRIYTDIEMAHNAGALGVLVLSGETTLDVADRAPRQPELIAEHIGILGELLQEAREHPIRHDIIP